The window ATAGCTGGTACCAACCGTTGGCCCATCAATGGGGCCAGGAATATTACCAATACGGCTGGCCACAACCAGGCGTGAGCGTGGATATGCCATCGCAATATCTTCCACGCTGGTGCCGGTGTCGCGGCGGTAGTCGCCGCTTCCAAAGGCGAGGCGGAAAGCACCGCGAGCGCACGCAATCTCTCGTGCTTCTTCAATACCCAGCGCTGACTCCACGAGTGCCAACACGCGAGTCCTGCCACCGAGACGGTCAAAAGTTTCGGTTACGTGAGATCCGTCTTCGGTCTTGGCGAGCATCACACCCAGAAGTCCTGGAATATCTCTGAGCTGGTCAATGTCATCTGACCAGAAGTCCGAGGAGCGGTCATTGATGCGAACCCATGCTTGTTTGGTTTCTAGCCACTTGGCGACCTCGTCACGAGCGGCGCTCTTCTGCGAGGGGTCAACGGCATCCTCAATGTCGAGGACAATCTGATCTGCTTTTGTTGCAGCGGCGGCATCGAATTCTTCAGAGTGCGAACCGTTGACAAGCAGCCAGGAGCGGGAAATTTCTGCGGAAACCATTCCTTCACCTTATTAGGTATCGAGGCAATGCTCTCACTGTGTGGGCAATGCCTTGTTTCGCTGTGAGATATGCCTAGCTGTCTAGGAAAGTGACCAGTGTCTTGGCCACTTCAAGTGGTGCTTCCACCACAGCAATGTGAGAAGCACCAGGAATGACAACTTGGCGTGCTCCAGGAACTGTCTCTGAAATGATGGCGCCTGCTGCAGGCGGTGATCCGGGGTCGATTTCTCCCGAAATCACCAGCACCGGAACGGTGATGTTTGCCATGAAGGGGCGGGCGTCGTAGTTTCCCAGTGCTTCACAGGTCTTGATGTAACTGGAGTCATCGGTGGCAACAACCATATCCAGCGTCTTCTTCACCGCTGCAGGGTCTTTGGCGATGAACTCGTCAGAGAACCAGCGGGCTGGAATGGCAGGAACTAGCGAAGCCGTTCCTGCTGCGCTCACCTGAGCAATACGTTCTGCCCAGCCTTCGGGTCCGCCCATATAGGGAGCCGAACACACCACGACGGAGTGTTTGATGCGGGTGGGGTATTTGTAAGCGATCTCGAGCGCAATAGCTCCGCTGACGGATACACCGGCATAGTCAAAGGATTCAACGCCGAGCTCATCTGCCTTTGCGACGAGAGCATCCGCGATCTCTTCAAGGGTGTAGGAGTCGGTGGGCACAGGTGACTGTCCGTGACCGGGCATATCGAAGCGAATCACTGAATACTTCGCTGCCAGGGTGGGCAACGCCAAGTCCCAGAGGTGCGTGTCTGTGCCGAGAGCATTGCCGAGAAACAGAACATTGTCTGCGCCCGTGAGCTCGGCAACAGGCTTCTCAGAAACAAAGAAAAGTTCAGGAACAGTCATGAGCTCACTTTATCTAGTTGAACAAGCCTGCAACCAAGACCATTGCTGCCCAGAACCCCAACAACATGAAGGGGCCAAAGGGAATTCTCGTCTGCCTCGTCACAGCCCAAGCTTGCTTGAGTGGGAGGTCAGATCGCCTGGTGAAGGTGATAATCAGCACCACGAGTGAGGCCACGCCCCCGGCAAGAAAAGCCAGCACTGGCGAGAGGATGGCTGCCGGAACACTGATCAATCCAGCAGCACCGCCCAAGAGCCCTGCCAGCTTCACATCCCCCATGCCCATTCCCCCGCCATAGCTCAGCAGCAGCATGAAGGTGAAATAACCTGCAGCGGCAATAGCAGGAAGCATGGGGTATTCACCCGTGGTCATCCACACGCCAATCCAGGCAATGGCAAGAGCGATATAGCCCGGCATCACCCAGACGTTGGGGAGTTTGTGGGTTTTCCAGTCAATGCGCACCAGCGGAATCGTCACCACTGCGAGGTAGGCGAGGGGGATGATCTGCCAGAGCGTCATGCCCAGACACTAATGCAGAAAGCCCTCGCTTGGCGAGGGCTTTCCACAGTCCGCGGGTGAGCCAACGAAGAGTGTTCTCCTCCCCGGCTATTCGCGTGGCGTCTAAAGGACTTCCTGGCGCTCCAGGAGGTCGGTGACGAGCGCCGCAATTGCGGAGCGCTCGGAACGGGTCAAGGTGATGTGGCCAAAGAGGGGCTGACCCTTGAGGCTTTCAATCACGCTGGCAATACCGTCGTGGCGACCAACCCGGAGGTTATCTCGCTGGGCGACATCGTGAGTCAAAATCACGCGGGAGTTCTGACCAATACGGCTAAGCACGGTGAGCAGAACGTTGCGCTCGAGGGACTGCGCCTCATCCACGATGACAAAGGCATCGTGGAGTGATCGACCACGGATGTGGGTCAGAGGCAAGACCTCGAGGATGCCACGGTCCACGACCTCGTTCAAGACGTTGTCGGAGACAAGAGCACCGAGGGTGTCAAAGATGGCCTGACCCCAGGGGTTCATCTTCTCGTCCTTGTCACCGGGGAGGTAACCGAGCTCTTGGCCACCTACGGCGTAGAGGGGACGGAAGACAATGATCTTCTTGTGCTGCTGACGCTCGAGCACGGCTTCCAAACCAGCACACAGTGCCAGTGCCGACTTTCCGGTGCCAGCGGAGCCACCCATCGAGATAATTCCCATGCTGGGGTCGAGGAGCATGTCGATAGCCAGGCGCTGTTCTGCCGAGCGACCGTGCAGACCAAAGAGGTCGCGGTCACCGCGAACAAGGGTGATCTCACCCTTGTCGATGACGCGACCGAGGGCAGAACCGCGGTCAGAGTGAATGACCAACCCGGTGTTGATGGGGGTGTCTTTGACCTGTGAGGATCGCAGGATTTCCTCTTCATAGAGGATGGCCATGTCATCAGCACTGAGAGAAATCTCTTCCATGCCGGTCCAGCCGCTGTCCACGGCCAGCTCTGCACGGTATTCCTCCGCACTCATGCCGATAGAGGAAGCCTTGACGCGCATGGGGAGGTCTTTGGAGACCACGGTGACGTTGAGGCCATCGTTAGCGAGGTTCATGGCCACGGCCAAGATGCGGCTGTCGTTATCTCCCAGCTGGAGACCAGACGGCAGCACGGCCTGGTTGGAGTGGTTCAGCTCCACCCGGAGCGAACCGCCATCACCGATGGGGATGGGGAAGTCGAGACGTTCGTTCTTGATACGCAGGTCGTCGAGAATGCGCAGCGCCTGTCGAGCGAAGTAACCAATCTCAGGATCATGGCGTTTCTTCTCGAGCTCACTAATCACCACCACCGGGATGACCACCGCATGCTCCGCGAAGCGGAAGAGTGCCTGGGGGTCAGACAACAAAACCGAGGTATCTATGACATAGACACGCTCGGTTGTGGATGAGGAAGTGGACTTCTGGCGCTGACCGGATTGACCAATCTTAGCGCCACTACTTTGTGGGCTCATGTGATGAAACTAAGACTGCGGTGACACACTTTGAGTGCGACACGCCCTGAGTTCATCTAAGTGTCATCTGAGGGAAACTCAGAGTGAGTCTTAGCCGCCGAAGCGGCGCTCACGACGTGAGTAATCACGCATGGCGCGCAGGAAGTCGACCTCGCGCAGGTCGGGGTAAAGCGCCTCCACGAAGTAGAACTCGGAGTGGGCGCTCTGCCACAGCATGAAGTCAGACAGGCGCTGTTCGCCGGAGGTGCGGATCACCAGGTCAGGGTCTGGCAGCCCGCCGGTGTAGAGGTGATCACTAATGAGTTCGGGGGTGAGCTTCTCGGCGAGCTGGTCCAGGCTGCCGCCATGACTCTGGTGTTCGGAGATGATGCTGCGCACGGCGTCCGCAATCTCGGCACGGCCGCCGTAACCAATGGCCAGGTTCACGTGCAGGCCGGTGTTGTTCTTGGTGCGCTCTTCTGCAGCGAGCAGAGTGTCCAGAAGATCCTTGGGTAGAACGTCGTCCTTACCCACATGGTTGATCTTCCAGTTGCGGAAGTGAGACAGGCCTTCAGCCAGTTCGCCAATGATGGCGTAAAGCTCGGTGAGCTCTTTGGGATCACGACCAGTGAGGTTGTCGGTAGAGAGCAGGTAGAGGGTGACCATGCCGATGCCAATGTCATCGCACCAGACCAAA of the Aurantimicrobium photophilum genome contains:
- a CDS encoding HpcH/HpaI aldolase/citrate lyase family protein; amino-acid sequence: MVSAEISRSWLLVNGSHSEEFDAAAATKADQIVLDIEDAVDPSQKSAARDEVAKWLETKQAWVRINDRSSDFWSDDIDQLRDIPGLLGVMLAKTEDGSHVTETFDRLGGRTRVLALVESALGIEEAREIACARGAFRLAFGSGDYRRDTGTSVEDIAMAYPRSRLVVASRIGNIPGPIDGPTVGTSYGILREKSEHAVALGMTGKLCLHHDQIPVINEAISPTQSDVAWARTFLADFEARGRVVRDGSDLPRLGRAEKIEKLAVAFGINPS
- a CDS encoding alpha/beta fold hydrolase, giving the protein MTVPELFFVSEKPVAELTGADNVLFLGNALGTDTHLWDLALPTLAAKYSVIRFDMPGHGQSPVPTDSYTLEEIADALVAKADELGVESFDYAGVSVSGAIALEIAYKYPTRIKHSVVVCSAPYMGGPEGWAERIAQVSAAGTASLVPAIPARWFSDEFIAKDPAAVKKTLDMVVATDDSSYIKTCEALGNYDARPFMANITVPVLVISGEIDPGSPPAAGAIISETVPGARQVVIPGASHIAVVEAPLEVAKTLVTFLDS
- a CDS encoding prepilin peptidase; protein product: MTLWQIIPLAYLAVVTIPLVRIDWKTHKLPNVWVMPGYIALAIAWIGVWMTTGEYPMLPAIAAAGYFTFMLLLSYGGGMGMGDVKLAGLLGGAAGLISVPAAILSPVLAFLAGGVASLVVLIITFTRRSDLPLKQAWAVTRQTRIPFGPFMLLGFWAAMVLVAGLFN
- a CDS encoding PhoH family protein, with the translated sequence MSPQSSGAKIGQSGQRQKSTSSSTTERVYVIDTSVLLSDPQALFRFAEHAVVIPVVVISELEKKRHDPEIGYFARQALRILDDLRIKNERLDFPIPIGDGGSLRVELNHSNQAVLPSGLQLGDNDSRILAVAMNLANDGLNVTVVSKDLPMRVKASSIGMSAEEYRAELAVDSGWTGMEEISLSADDMAILYEEEILRSSQVKDTPINTGLVIHSDRGSALGRVIDKGEITLVRGDRDLFGLHGRSAEQRLAIDMLLDPSMGIISMGGSAGTGKSALALCAGLEAVLERQQHKKIIVFRPLYAVGGQELGYLPGDKDEKMNPWGQAIFDTLGALVSDNVLNEVVDRGILEVLPLTHIRGRSLHDAFVIVDEAQSLERNVLLTVLSRIGQNSRVILTHDVAQRDNLRVGRHDGIASVIESLKGQPLFGHITLTRSERSAIAALVTDLLERQEVL
- a CDS encoding isoprenyl transferase, with product MSRATKTGLLYGLYQKRLRRGLNQDNLPHHIGMIVDGNRRWARERFLDNPSHGHRAGAQKVPEFLVWCDDIGIGMVTLYLLSTDNLTGRDPKELTELYAIIGELAEGLSHFRNWKINHVGKDDVLPKDLLDTLLAAEERTKNNTGLHVNLAIGYGGRAEIADAVRSIISEHQSHGGSLDQLAEKLTPELISDHLYTGGLPDPDLVIRTSGEQRLSDFMLWQSAHSEFYFVEALYPDLREVDFLRAMRDYSRRERRFGG